The following DNA comes from Xiphias gladius isolate SHS-SW01 ecotype Sanya breed wild chromosome 10, ASM1685928v1, whole genome shotgun sequence.
GTGGCAGGCCTTTCACTCTACTAACCAGGTGCCCAGCCATTAATTGGGATCTTATAGTAATTTAAGAAGTTTACAGTGTTAGCTCGGGGAATTTTTCACAGTATACCACTTCTTATTTCAGACTTCTGCTCAGCACCACTACAGAATATCAGCATGCaatttttctccttcactcagctgctgcttctcACCATGTGTCTGGCTGTGGAACCTCGAGGGCCTGTGTTGCGGACCTGATGACTCTCTGAGGGAAAGTTGAACGAATAGCTCTCCAGATCCTCTAAGGAGGAATGCTTCCCAAACAACACAAACGGCTGCTgacttttactgaaataaagaaacatttgattaagaaaaagtattttttcatcCTACAAACTACAAGACTACAGATGAAAAACAGTTTGTTGAATAAGAAGAATACCTTTTATCTGTGATGTTGCTTGAGATCAGTCCATGAGAGTAATAAGTACGGAATGCCTGTGGATTGATGAGAAAACACTTTATGTGGACACTTAGCTGACTACTGAGATCAAACACTGAACAATGCCATTTGAAAATCCTCTTTGAACTTGTTGTCTACTTAAATATTACAACAAATGCACAAGTAGTAAATTTGATCAGCCACTGACTTAATCTCCTTCCAGTCACTACACCTCAGTTTTCATGTCCATGTTCAATTTGCACAAAGTGGAAGTGGACTATAACACACTCCATGAGTGCATGGATGCCGATTTATGATACCCCACTACTCATAAATGAAGCGCAAGAGGATGGAGGAAGCACGATACTAATTTGAgcatgattttgatttttgtttttctgttttttttaaatataattttgaatCAACCCATACACAGTCCTTCCATGCTCTTTTCTCAAACTGTACCGTATTTTCAAAGAAGGCTTTAAACCATATAACAAAATGTCTAGTGAACTTTAACCTCATTtggaaaatttgttttgtggaTGTATACATATGGAGACAGCAAAGCAGCACAAGATTCACTACTAAGGCTGCTTGATCATTCAGTCTAATTAATTTTACCCTCATATGATcactaaaaaaatgtgttgaatattcattttgtgaatacattttgtattttatttttatttataatctAGACAAAGATCTTCCTAACATTATAATTACGATAATTATTTCATCACAATATACAGTCATTCTGTTAGGTAAGTTATTGTCCAGAGCATTGTATTGTTGTAGGACTGTGTGGCTATAAACTCACCTCCCCTGCCTGAGCTTCAGACAGCTCAAGGATGGACAGATGGCTCTCTAGGTCCATGCTGGAGAAAAAGCCACTCCACTGCTTCTCAAAAATAGCCAAATCCTAAACAAACAATACCAAGGTTAGAGTAAATATCATATTAAATGGTCATGTTCCAACCCTAACATACCCAATATGACCTTTGATTAGAAGAGATTCACCATGTGACCACCACCATGGTCAGTAATGTTGGCAAATGTACCATTCAAGGCCAAATATGATCAATCGTTGGTTGGTTTGGGTTGTTTATGTCCTACCTCTAGGtataatactgtatttgtattagTGAGGTAAAACTTCAACTACTCATTTTGTCCCCAGCAGATTTAATTACTTTCCAAAATCTTTTATTCCAAATTTcttcagtaaaatgtaaataaatgaattaaccTAAGAGAGCCCAAATTGATATCTTAATAGTTCTATgctttaataatataaaaataacaaaaaataaattattaaaatatgatCAGTTCAATATCTTTCAACTGACAGACTGATTAATCAgctaaatattaataaatgtgGAATTATGTGTGTTAATTTATCATATGCCATTACTTTTAAGAAAGAGgacaaaattcaaaactttgtttaatgaatgttaatattaataaaCTACTAATCAtcttaacaaaaacaatgaatctATGAAGATTAACACATTAATGAAAATTAGAACAGCAGATGAATAACAAAAGTCTGTGTTACCTCTGCAAGGAGACTGTCCAGAGACACTGGGTCAAGTCTGGCGTACACCTGCCAAAGCTTCTCACTCATATCCATAAGCTGGGAAAAAGGGATAATACAATTTGAATTAAAACCAGATGAAATAAGCAGCATAGTGATACAAATGCTCTTATGTAAAATATAGTTCGACGTTTGTCATACCTCAGAGCCTAACAAATAtcttttttacacatttgaacaTACCTTGTATTTAATGGTAAAAAAGCTTCCTCCACCGATGCCTTCCAGGGCAAATGCTTGAATAAGGGGCCACTTTTCCACCATAAACATATCAAACTTCTGGATGTGTCCTAAGAGTAACAGTAGAGCAAGTATAATTACCTGTGTTGTTGGCGTGTTTACACAGTAAGTACAAGCTATTAAGGCGGTGAAACGACATTGTTTTTCAGCTTACTGTGATGTAATGTCATTTAGTCTGTGTGTGAACACTTTTGGTTATCTCTTAAACACATAAGTAGTGAATGAATGTGGAGATTAAAACGCTTTGATATGTACCCTGGGAGCTGTAAGGTACTCCAATACGATAGCAGTCCTGCACCATAGTGACAAAGCTGGAGATTTTGAATTCCTCTGCTGCTTCCTCATCTTCATActgtgtgtggaggtgggaAAATTACAGAGGTTGGCACGCTTAAAAAAAGAGACTGGCAATCATTCCTTTGAAATGTGAGTTTTCAAAGCAGTATGAGATAACTAAAAGCTCTACAGAGGTCCGGCCACCTGCACACATATTGCTGGTATATTTATGAAAGCGAGAACACACTTGTAAAACCTAAGCTGACTTGAGTTATACGCAAATGCTTGAAAAAGATTAATAGTAACCTTCAAGGGTTAAAATTGCAGTCAGGTGGATACATCAACATGCCTACAAAACCTTGATAAGCTCCCTACTCCTAGCTTCAGCACACAGGGACTATAATtaacagaaatgacagaggaCGGGAGGAAGAGGGCTCTTTtaacctctgtctctgtcatgcAGTAGAGATGCAGGTTCCTCCAGTGAGAGATGTAGGGCAACAGGTAACTGTAGTTTAGTGGGTTGCAGTACAGATGAACACACTCCGCCTTGATCAGTAGGATCACATCTGGCAAGCAGGCAAGTAATGTGTCAGAGTAAATAAACACTAAAGCAAGcacaaaaatatgattaaaaatagAGTGAGCAACACCTGAAGAACTCACCATCCAGCATTTCTTCCGGAAATTCCTCAAGGACATGTTCCAAATTCAGCTGATTTCGTCCATACAGTCCATAGAACAGGTATTTCGCCAGCTCAGTGCACCCTGCATTATATCTGCTGTCAATacctgaaatacacacacacacacacacacacacacacacacacacacacacacacaaaatgacattaatattcatttgcTTATTTGGAATGGTCATATAAATTGTTTTATTCACAATCTGTTGTGAAAAACAGTCGCCTCTAGCCCTAGCAGCTGGCAGTGCAGTTTACCAGGCCAGATAAAGAAACAAAggttaaagataaaaaaagttTGCAACTTAACATACCAAGAGAGCACAAGATGCCATCAGGAGTGGCAGCACCACCCTCACAGAGCAGAGACTGAACCTGACGCAGGCGACAGcaactgaaaaatataacaGTAAAAACCCATAAATAGTCATGGCTTTGTTAGTTATGAACATTAATTTCAGATGAGTGTTGAGCCAAAGGGTTCACTCTTAAACTTCAACACAAGGTCCAACTTACATATTGTTTCCAAAGATTTCAACCACATCTAATCCTCTGATAACAACAAACCACCTTAATCACTCCTGCCTTCGTGAgggttgtaatgttcagtttgtgttgaagcTACTTTAGAGAAGTTATTGATTCAACTTGATGGCCACTTTGGAGGATGCAGTTTCTGGTGCTGTTGAACTTTATTGCGGTACAGGGAcgggtgtttcttttttttgacgACCCCcatttacagaaacatttctCTGGATAAttcaatacagttcaacagcaccagaAACTACATCATCCAAAAACTTTCATACAGTTGAATCGACACCTCtctaaaaacactttcaaaagaaacagaacataATAACCTTCGTGAAAGTAAGATTTATCGCAGGAGTGTTGTATTAGACTAcgttagttttagctaggtgtacctaataaactgccgaCTGAGAGTGTCAGTCATAATTAACGATTTTAGCTCATTTTTCTTTGGTTGGTTGAATTCAATACTTTCAACAGATCCTTCGTAGTTCGTTATGCATTAACGTTGGTATTAGGTTTTGGCAATACAAGACCTGACTGGGGTGCGGGGAATTTCTGGTAATGGGAGTTACGGTGGAACGAATGTCTGGCTAAAGCAGCTAGCTAACACTGGCAACGTATGGCTTGGCTCGACGCCTTGCTAACGTTGAAATCATTTTTCACCGTATCGCCACCGTGAACTAACGACAACTGCTTCGGCGACATCGACTAAAAACGGACGGCGGCTCGAGCTAACGCTAGCCAGGTTAGCCCGACGGCTTCACTGGAGCGTTTCTGTAAACAGAATTCGATGCTGACATTACCTGACTGCGGGGTTGATTCCCGAGAATTGTCCGTTAACTGTTCTTATACCGGCCATTGTAACCGTTGTTACGGGGCGCACGGATTACGTTTTTAAACCGAACAACGTTATGAATTTTGTATTTTCGGGCCGAGGAACTACATCATCTCCTCCATCACCCTGGAGAATGTCTACACAAGACAGCATGGCAACGGAGCCAACCATTCGGTAAATAGGGGTATTCAGAATATCGTAACGCTCATTTGGAGCAGCCCTGGCTATATAAACCACGAACTATGTATTGCTTTCgacattttagaaataattttaGAACTACATTTCATATCGGCCAAATTAAGGCATTAAGAGAAGTGGGCGTATCCGAATTCGCCGGGCGATATCCCCCATTTTCCGGTGTAGTACTGTCTTGTTTTTGGCCGttgtgacagcagcagcagcagcaagcaaCGCAGAGCAATGGTGCAATCCCCCAGCAATCTCAGTCGTTGTGTATGTGGGGGGACTCCTGCATGTACTGTAGCTGCGTCTGTGTCGGTGTTACAATACACGCCTGTGCCATCAGTCTTAATTCGATGCTTTTACGACATATTGACATATTGTCCGTCCCCGTGGCTTCATCACAAAGTGATAAGATACAGAGAGGAATGGGAGCTACGCCTGCTTTCTTTACTTTAAGAAATTATTCCCGGTATTAAGTCGATTTTCCGTAACGTCATCCCTCATGCCATAATGGTTCAGTTTAAAACATTGTGATGTCTTAACACAAGTACcatcatggggggggggggggggggtaaggtTAGAGTAACGGTTGTGGTTAGGCCTGCATTGGTTATGATCTGTgttagggtaagtctccaggGAATGAGGCAAGTCCTTCGAACCTTTtgaaacaactgtgtgtgtgtgtgtgtgtgtgtgtgtgtgtgtgtgtgtgtgtgtgtgtgtgtgtgagtgtgagacagacaaagagaaaaaaagagtgttaTACATTTTCGCATTGATAATTGCTTCAGAATCTTGGTTTAAAGTGCACAAAGATGGTAGAGGTGAGTAAGAAGCACTGCTTCTTATTTGTGACTAAAGCAGTGAGGGGGCGAGGTGAAGGATGAGGAAGATGTATGTTCATTCCAGGTCTTATTGCGGAATCCACTTCCTTGACAGCAAAACCGGGTGGCACATGAATTGTTGTAATTCGGAAACACCCCCTCTTTTTGCCCTCGGAATACTTGTGTCAGAGCCAGAGAATCCATTTCAGGTGTTGTCTTGAGCTGACAAGAATCTTGGAGCAGGCTTGCTGGAGCACCTGCCAAAAACATGTCTCACAGTGAGTAATGCTTTTCTGCACATGAAAATCAATGTTGTCCTACATTTCCATTGCAGTAAATCATGAACTGATTCTGTTTGCAAAACAAGGTAAAACGTTATTTTAACCACTGCAGCCCTGGAAAGTAACATGTACAACTGGGTTTGCCATCACATtattagaaaacattttactgttccAAATGCAACAATTAATTATTACTTGGTCTCTGCATGTAAAAAGTCATTGACAAGGGCTGACTGTGATGTTTGGCAGGCGGCACAACTAACACGAGGCAGATGGTGGCGGTCGCAGCCGCAGTGGAAGAGTGGTCCTCTTTGAAATCTCTGCTGCAGGAGAGCTCCAGGGATGAAAGCCACCAGTTAAGCTTTAGTTCCCTTGGATCAAACCAAGTTTGGGACTCCATGGTCGCTTGATCAGCTCGCACCGTGCACATTTGAGACAAGACATGACAGAGGAGGTCATCAGCCGTGCAATAGATGGTTGCTTTAAGTCTTGCATGGAGGGGATCAGTACATTTCTTCCAAGGTGGACATTATAAAAAGAGGGAACGAAGCATGATAGAGATCCTGCAGGCACACTTTGGAGCTGGGGCTCTAGAATACCTTGTAATTCTCTCCGTAGAAGATGGAAAGGCGGTCGACACACTGGATGACGCCCTCCTGGAGTTGATAAACATGGGCGATGGAAGATACTGCCGCATCACGCCATCTGCTGCAAGCGACAATATGCACGCTCCCCTCGAGATGGTCGACTACATGCTTACTGAGAACAGTGTGACTGGTTACACTGAACGCTGGCTGAGGCAAGGAAAAGGAGCACGGAAGACTCAGCCGTGAAGATGCCGAAACGGACGGTGCAGCAGGCCGAGGAGAAGGAGCAGGCCCTCAAGCAGCTGGTTCAACAActagaggagagaggagccaAAGACATGGAGGCGCTTAAGACTGAGCATTCTGAGGAAACGAGGAAGGACGGGCTGTGATAAGCCATAGAGCCATGTTGCAGCTCCAGATGAGTGCCGCTGATGGCAAGACTTATTTTTCAGTTGCTTTTAGAGTTTGAATTCGTCAAGACAATGACAAATACAGACTCATATCTTTCCTGTACATCTGTACAAATATGTAGTGCAGTACAGTGGTTGCTGGAACGGGACTATGTGATTTTTCTACATCAACTTTTATTTCGTGTGGGacactttggaaaaaaatattttattcaggaAATTGTCCGCTTTCAGAAAATGTCTTGCAACATGAAAGTTTACTTTTGCTGAACTGCATTGTCAGACATTCCGAGGATGCAACTTCTCCCACTAGGGGGAGATACTGTTACACATTAATATGGGCATTCATCATGATTCATATGATctaatattcagttttacacGTTTAATAAAAGAGAAGATggtcaaaaaatattcaagctTTAATCCCCAACAGGCAACTGACCCATTAAAGGTTACTGAACTGCTTTAGAGATAGCCAGATTTgggaatttttattttcaacatttgttAATCCTCCTAAAGATGCTATCTATCAGTCagattcatttccttttttggctTTAGGATGATGAAACAAAGAAGATGTCTGTCATCCTGTTGGGTCTCTCTGGTAGTGGGAAGTCTTCCGCTCTAAATCTAATTATAGAGAGATGCGTGTAGTCAATACTGTATTAATGAGTCCGACCACGATCCCCCGCAGCCAAGCTTGGCTTGTGAGAGAAAGGAGATGTTTGCAGCAGGGAAGCGACTCGTCCTGTTGGACACCCCCTGAGTTGTGGGATGAAGACGGGGTAGAAAATCTGGGGTTGGTCAAGGCTTGATTGGCTTAGTCCCAGCCAGGACCCCATGTCTTCTTGCCAGTGCTCCAGGTGGGACGCTTCACCCAGGGCGGGAGCGAGATGCTGGCGCACCTGCAGAAGATCTTTGGACGAGAGCTTGCCGAGCACGCCGTCGTACTGTTTGTTCGCTTTGATGGTAGCCGGCATCACAGGCCCTCAGAGGATCAACGACTGTGTGGCTGGAGCTCATTCGTTTGATGCGAAAGTGTGGGAGTCGTCATCGTGAGCTGAACTTTACAAAGTCCCCGAACGCTTTGAGCTGTCCTCAAGTGAAAGACCTGCTCTCAGGAATAAACAAACTGGTGGCCTCACATGGAGGACGCTCCTACTCAGTGAAGAGATTTTCTGTGCAGGAGCTGCAGGGAAGGAAGAAAGTGAtcgagaagaggaaaaagagggggTGATGGATGTAAACTACTTGTTATTAAGAAGCTTGATTTCTAGACTCACATTCAGAGGGCGGGACACTATATATGCAAGACCTGTACGACCTTATACAATCCACTACAACAGCCCTGCTGTTAACATTACCTCTCCCAAGCttgtaatgttctttttttttggtgagaaGCGTTGATTTAACTGTGGAATGAGGTGTCACTGCAGGCACTTTGAATCGGACTGAATTACATTGCAAGTGCATTGCTTTTGAAGGTGGTATTATCAGGGTTTGCTTCTGAGAGCTGGATTGCTTTGCCACTGGGGCAATCTAAGTGGGTGAGTCACGGAATTTCAAACATCTGCAATTTAAGGGAATCAATTTctagattttttaaatttacaataagAGTGTATTTATGCACTATAGACATAAAGGCATCCATTAAATTCAAATGGCAtacaaattcaattaaaaaaaaaaaaatagggagaTATATGCTCATTGGACAGAAAAAACTTGGTGGGGGTGTGGGGATTTTCCAAACTAAAGGGAAGAGTGGACACCAGGAATTTTTCACGTGTATGTTTATCTGcggagaggggaggaagagaaaaaatacagctgCAGATTTGACTTACTTCTGGATCCCTGTTGGTATGTGTTGGTATGAGGACTATGAAATTTGCACTAAGTTGCCAACAACCTCGTACAACTGCACATAAACGACAAGATTGGTTCTAAATGTTGTCCAGATTTCATTATTGCAGTTATTGGATAATTATTTGTGCCTTACTATTACAAGCAGTGGCGTGTAACTTAACTTTTTGTTATTTGCAGTAAGTCTGCTCCATAAATGTTCATCTTTGCACTCAAAACAGTCTTTTATACAGTTTAAGGAACATTTGTGCTGATGTGTTATCTCCACACACCTCTCTTTGTTATTGTACTGCATTTGATGGCTATTGTGCAAGGTAGTAAATAACTCAAGACAAACATGGCATCTCAGtgtgataaaactgtgttttattgatTCCTTTTATATAGGGatgtgattataaaaaaaaaaaaatgtgaaatatagtATGAAATATATTATTCTGGTAAATCTGTTTGTATTGGTGGTTGCAGTATGTTTGCCGTACAGGAAATCAATCTTTAGAGCCATGCATTGCGTGGGCCTGTAGGAAAGGTGCTAcacaatataacaaaaaaaaccaaaaaacaacccaaaaatcatatttttgtttgactgattgattgatcgaATAACTGAACTGTCTGCTGTCCTCTATCGAGCTGCTCTAGTCCTGTGCTGCAGTAGGCTGCAGGGCCATGGTGTTGTCAATCCACTCGGTGTAGTGGGAGATGATGGTGTAAATCCCAGGCTTTTTCATTTGCCCGCACTTCTTTCCACCATTGGAAGTGATTCCCACCACAACGCCATTGTAGAGCAGAGGACCCCCAGAATCACCctgaaagacaacaacaacaacaacaaaaagtcaATCGGAGAGGGTTAAAGGGGTTGAAACCCGCACCTGGCAACATACTGTGCGACGGTGGCCCCAGCGCTCCACACGACCAGGTGTCACGTAAACCGGTCCACGGACATGTCAGCGGCTCTCCGCGGGGCTGAGCTTGGGCAGGGCGGTGCCTCGGGACAAATCCTGGCATCAGCACGCTGACATACGGACATGCCTGATGTTTGCTATGTTCAACGTCTGGGTgaagtgtgttagcatgctaccgCCATGAACGATGGGGTAAGGCCGGAAGAAAACAGCCAAGGCCGGTGAAACCCAGCTTCCCCTGGACGGAGGCTTTGTAGGGGGGCAGTTTGGACTGAACTCACACTTGGCCGTGTCGCTTCTGGAGAGCCGACCCTAGGCGAcgttaggttttttttttttttttttggcaacatttCGAGCCTCTCATTTATCTGTCGCGGTTTCCATGTTCATGGTCATATCGTTAGCGCCGGCAAGAGGATGTGCGTTGTTCGTGTGAGGCCCTGAGGGTTTGGTCccggaaagaaaaagaagggagacCCACTTCTATACCCctgctctttctttcccctTAAAACATAAGCAATGTTGTCTAaattcaaacagaaacacaacacttaGCTCATCCTACATTGGTGTTATAAATCCCATTTGCTGACAATTGTGAGTGATTTCAGTGTTTACACTCTGTGGAGAAGAAGGAACCAACACTCACATCACAACTGTCTTCTTTCCTATGCGGTTGACCGCAGGGGTCTGGGCAAACTCTGTGCGCACAGATCATGTTATCCGTGAACTTCCTGCCAAAGTAGTCGCTGCGTCTGCACCGGGCCGAGCTGACCACCTCGACGGCCAACTCCTTGAGCTTGTCCGGCCTGGACCCCAGGTTGTCGAGGGATCCCCAGCCGGCCGTGTCGACCTCCGCGTCGGCGCCGGGGTTTGCGCCTCCCGCCCGCAGGAATTCCGCCGTTTTCACGGCTTCCGAGACGTTAAACGGGCGGTCCAACTGCAAAGATCACAGaggaaactgttaaaaaaaaaaaagatcatttcatTCAGCTTTTTGATGGTCACAAAATATACACTTACCTTAATTAAGGCAATGTCATTGTCATAATTCCAGGGGCTGAAGTCTGGGTGATTGTGAagttccaaaatgtcaaaggtctGCTTCGTCTCCTCGGGTTCACTCAGAGAATGGACACCCAGCACCACTTTCCTCCCGCCGGGCCTGTGGAAAGAGGCGCAACGGGGTTTCAGTTCGACACGAATGAATGGATAATCCCCGAAACGCGCGGCCGCGTGCCAGGGCATCGCGTCTTCTCGGGACGTGCGCTGAGAGGGAACGACGGGGCCGCACGATTCGTCCCGCAACGAGATGTTCGATggcttgacaaaaaaaaaaagatgacactTAAAAAAGTAACCGACTGGGGTTAACGAGTGAATTCATCAGAACAGGTAGAGGTGAGGTAACGTTGCCAAAGAATCCCATTTCCCACACAACCAGTTCCATCACGCCGACAAAGAGGGTTTTCCTCACCCGCTCGGCAGACAGTGCGCCGCGGTCATCACCCACTGATCTGCGACCGCGAACCCTCCGCATTCGTGCTTCATAGTCTCGCCCTCCGGCGCCTGGATGGAAGCCATGTAAGGCCGAGAGTGCGGCGCTGCCTCTCGGCCGCCGATGATGCCCTCGCCTGAGTTGATCGACACACACAAAGCGGAGGGGGAAAAAGAATGGTTTTAACATTTCTGGTTGTATAACCTGCAGTAGATTCAAAGAGAATTACATGTGGAAAGGTACAAAGACATATTATCCTCGCCGTTTAGAAGGTTATTGGCAAAGCATTTTCATAATAGGGGCTTTCATTGTAAGGGAAACTTAGTTACTATATAATCAGCAAGTACAACCACCTAAGTGGTTACTTAGAAATTAGAAGTTACTTAGAATCCGAATCTAAACAGATGAAATACTGAGGAAACAACGTAAGCACGGACTCACTCTGTGAAATGAGggcaacaagaaaaacagcagcagccacgAGCACTTCTTTCTCTGACCCCATGATGCCTGGTTAACTAAACCAAAACCAGCAACTGTGCTGTTTTCAAGTCTTCTTGAAAGAGAGGAAACATAAATCAAGCAGATATGGTGCGAGGCACAAGTGGGAGTCTGACAACCCCGCTGTTCCCCGTTTCCTggaatgaaaaacaggaaagcaTATAACATGTTCACTGACATCTTCTACTTTGATAGATACTTTCTTCACTTAAAATTGCCCATAACGCCCATATATTTCTTgacattcagtcaaactgttcGGTGGGTCATGCTCAGCTACTGAAtgtcccttttcttttttttttcacactcatCACTTCTGCCTGATCACTCTGGGCTGAAGCTTAGATCGGAcgtaaagaaaaacacaaaatctctTAACCTAACAACAAATGCTGGACAAACTCCCCCGAGGTTTGTTTCCAAAGTGTGTACATTTACTGACGCCGGCAGAAATTGGTGCAGGCAGTCCACTTATATTCTTATgcattttactgacattttaaagttatATAACGCTGAGATTAGGGTGAACTCCATCCGACcttataaacaaaaacacaacactcaCGGGAAGAGGACattatcttcttcttttcttctcgtAAATCCAGcaggaaaacatgaaacacagcCAATATGCAGCACTTATtacactgtacagtacatacctGCAGCACATGCAcaatcttaataaaaaaaaaacactcccaAAAGACTGTCGTGAATTCAACACGGGTC
Coding sequences within:
- the cfd gene encoding complement factor D; amino-acid sequence: MGSEKEVLVAAAVFLVALISQSEGIIGGREAAPHSRPYMASIQAPEGETMKHECGGFAVADQWVMTAAHCLPSGPGGRKVVLGVHSLSEPEETKQTFDILELHNHPDFSPWNYDNDIALIKLDRPFNVSEAVKTAEFLRAGGANPGADAEVDTAGWGSLDNLGSRPDKLKELAVEVVSSARCRRSDYFGRKFTDNMICAHRVCPDPCGQPHRKEDSCDGDSGGPLLYNGVVVGITSNGGKKCGQMKKPGIYTIISHYTEWIDNTMALQPTAAQD